The Micropterus dolomieu isolate WLL.071019.BEF.003 ecotype Adirondacks linkage group LG20, ASM2129224v1, whole genome shotgun sequence genome has a segment encoding these proteins:
- the tmem39a gene encoding transmembrane protein 39A isoform X1, giving the protein MPGGRRGPSRQQLSRSALPSLQTLVGGNLGNGTGLRNRSSNSVGLSAPPLSALITPEPVRHSKIPELPLDSSLLFEFLLFLYLLVALFVQYINIYRTVWWYPYSHPAASTSLNFHLMDYHLAIFITVMLARRLVWTIVSEVSQSSSGSLLRYVVLIAARLSLLTMCGWVLCWTLVNLYKTNSVLNLLFLGYPFGVYVPLCCFHQEGGKSQTAPADCDYPADHSQTELTETPFFRPRDFLFLLRENLREQFSSTTHMPIHTCPPHTQSHTPELIRAEVEELKSDFNRRIKEVLFNSLFSAYYVAFLPLCFVKSTQYYDMRWSCEHLIMVWINAFVMLMSQLLPPSYCDLLHRSAAHLGRWQKLEHGSYSNAPQHVWSESTTWPQGVLVRHSRCLYKAVGPYNTALPSDVSHARFYFLFHKPLRILNLLIWIESSVVLYQLYSLLRSERWNHTLSLGLILCCNYYVLFKLLRDRIVLGKAYSYPLSSNSLGLKSQ; this is encoded by the exons ATGCCAGGAGGTCGCAGGGGTCCCAGCAGACAGCAACTAAGTCGCTCTGCTCTGCCATCCCTGCAGACTCTCGTTGGAGGCAACCTTGGCAATGGTACAGGCCTCAGGAACAG GAGCAGTAACTCGGTGGGTCTGTCTGCTCCCCCGCTCTCAGCCCTCATTACTCCAGAGCCAGTCCGTCACTCGAAGATCCCCGAGCTGCCGTTGGACAGCAGCCTGCTGTTTGAGTTCCTGCTCTTTCTTTATTTGCTGGTGGCCTTGTTTGTCCAGTACATAAACATCTACAGGACAGTGTGGTGGTACCCATACAGCCACCCTGCTGCCTCTACCTCGCTT AACTTTCATCTAATGGACTACCACCTGGCTATCTTCATCACAGTCATGTTGGCCAGGAGGCTTGTTTGGACTATAGTGTCAGAG GTGTCTCAGAGCAGCAGCGGTTCACTGCTCCGCTATGTGGTTCTGATCGCTGCTCGCCTCAGCCTGCTGACCATGTGTGGCTGGGTGCTCTGCTGGACGCTGGTCAACCTCTACAAGACCAACTCTGTGCTCAACCTGCTCTTTCTGGGATACCC ATTTGGTGTGTACGTCCCGCTTTGCTGTTTCCATCAGGAGGGAGGGAAAAGTCAAACGGCACCAGCGGACTGTGATTACCCAGCCGACCACTCGCAGACTGAACTAACAGAGACCCCATTCTTTCGACCACGTGACTTCCTCTTCCTGTTACGAGAGAACCTCAGAGAGCAGTTTTCCAGCACCACGCACATGCCTATTCACACCtgcccaccacacacacaatcgCATACACCGGAGTTAATTCGAGCAGAGgtggaggagctgaagagcGACTTCAACCGGCGAATCAAGGAAGTGCTATTCAACTCGCTGTTCAGTGCTTACTACGTAGCCTTCCTGCCTCTCTGCTTTGTCAAG AGCACCCAGTACTATGACATGCGCTGGTCATGTGAGCATCTGATCATGGTGTGGATCAATGCGTTTGTGATGCTGATGAGTCAGCTGCTGCCCCCCAGCTACTGCGACCTGCTTCACCGCTCGGCGGCTCACCTGGGCCGCTGGCAGAAACTGGAGCATGGCTCGTACAGCAATGCGCCTCAGCATGT gtggtcaGAAAGTACCACTTGGCCTCAGGGGGTGTTGGTACGACACAGTCGATGTCTGTATAAGGCAGTCGGACCCTATAATACTGCTCTGCCCTCTGATGTTTCCCATGCAAGGTTTTAT TTCCTGTTCCACAAGCCATTGCGGATTCTGAACCTGCTGATCTGGATCGAGTCCAGTGTGGTTTTGTACCAGTTATACTCTCTGCTGCGCTCTGAGCGCTGGAACCACACTTTGTCTCTGGGCCTTATCCTCTGCTGCAACTACTATGTCCTTTTTAAACTGCTCCGAGACCGCATTGTGCTGGGCAAAGCCTACTCCTACCCTCTGTCCTCCAACAGTTTGGGGCTCAAGTCGCAGTAA
- the tmem39a gene encoding transmembrane protein 39A isoform X2, with protein sequence MPGGRRGPSRQQLSRSALPSLQTLVGGNLGNGTGLRNSNSVGLSAPPLSALITPEPVRHSKIPELPLDSSLLFEFLLFLYLLVALFVQYINIYRTVWWYPYSHPAASTSLNFHLMDYHLAIFITVMLARRLVWTIVSEVSQSSSGSLLRYVVLIAARLSLLTMCGWVLCWTLVNLYKTNSVLNLLFLGYPFGVYVPLCCFHQEGGKSQTAPADCDYPADHSQTELTETPFFRPRDFLFLLRENLREQFSSTTHMPIHTCPPHTQSHTPELIRAEVEELKSDFNRRIKEVLFNSLFSAYYVAFLPLCFVKSTQYYDMRWSCEHLIMVWINAFVMLMSQLLPPSYCDLLHRSAAHLGRWQKLEHGSYSNAPQHVWSESTTWPQGVLVRHSRCLYKAVGPYNTALPSDVSHARFYFLFHKPLRILNLLIWIESSVVLYQLYSLLRSERWNHTLSLGLILCCNYYVLFKLLRDRIVLGKAYSYPLSSNSLGLKSQ encoded by the exons ATGCCAGGAGGTCGCAGGGGTCCCAGCAGACAGCAACTAAGTCGCTCTGCTCTGCCATCCCTGCAGACTCTCGTTGGAGGCAACCTTGGCAATGGTACAGGCCTCAGGAACAG TAACTCGGTGGGTCTGTCTGCTCCCCCGCTCTCAGCCCTCATTACTCCAGAGCCAGTCCGTCACTCGAAGATCCCCGAGCTGCCGTTGGACAGCAGCCTGCTGTTTGAGTTCCTGCTCTTTCTTTATTTGCTGGTGGCCTTGTTTGTCCAGTACATAAACATCTACAGGACAGTGTGGTGGTACCCATACAGCCACCCTGCTGCCTCTACCTCGCTT AACTTTCATCTAATGGACTACCACCTGGCTATCTTCATCACAGTCATGTTGGCCAGGAGGCTTGTTTGGACTATAGTGTCAGAG GTGTCTCAGAGCAGCAGCGGTTCACTGCTCCGCTATGTGGTTCTGATCGCTGCTCGCCTCAGCCTGCTGACCATGTGTGGCTGGGTGCTCTGCTGGACGCTGGTCAACCTCTACAAGACCAACTCTGTGCTCAACCTGCTCTTTCTGGGATACCC ATTTGGTGTGTACGTCCCGCTTTGCTGTTTCCATCAGGAGGGAGGGAAAAGTCAAACGGCACCAGCGGACTGTGATTACCCAGCCGACCACTCGCAGACTGAACTAACAGAGACCCCATTCTTTCGACCACGTGACTTCCTCTTCCTGTTACGAGAGAACCTCAGAGAGCAGTTTTCCAGCACCACGCACATGCCTATTCACACCtgcccaccacacacacaatcgCATACACCGGAGTTAATTCGAGCAGAGgtggaggagctgaagagcGACTTCAACCGGCGAATCAAGGAAGTGCTATTCAACTCGCTGTTCAGTGCTTACTACGTAGCCTTCCTGCCTCTCTGCTTTGTCAAG AGCACCCAGTACTATGACATGCGCTGGTCATGTGAGCATCTGATCATGGTGTGGATCAATGCGTTTGTGATGCTGATGAGTCAGCTGCTGCCCCCCAGCTACTGCGACCTGCTTCACCGCTCGGCGGCTCACCTGGGCCGCTGGCAGAAACTGGAGCATGGCTCGTACAGCAATGCGCCTCAGCATGT gtggtcaGAAAGTACCACTTGGCCTCAGGGGGTGTTGGTACGACACAGTCGATGTCTGTATAAGGCAGTCGGACCCTATAATACTGCTCTGCCCTCTGATGTTTCCCATGCAAGGTTTTAT TTCCTGTTCCACAAGCCATTGCGGATTCTGAACCTGCTGATCTGGATCGAGTCCAGTGTGGTTTTGTACCAGTTATACTCTCTGCTGCGCTCTGAGCGCTGGAACCACACTTTGTCTCTGGGCCTTATCCTCTGCTGCAACTACTATGTCCTTTTTAAACTGCTCCGAGACCGCATTGTGCTGGGCAAAGCCTACTCCTACCCTCTGTCCTCCAACAGTTTGGGGCTCAAGTCGCAGTAA
- the LOC123958532 gene encoding serine protease 23-like, translating into MSSRAALPRFISLLFLLFLPLVFSSSSHSQWILQRVPVVLPQQTEARPAPHFLSPARLDVSSPCDPECHKRAPHPSYWDLRDLLAYETLNSNGQLTETAIGIYGYKPTSNTSPAYSSLSPGKAERSRVRRKRQIFGHDGRFSIAGQDFLLKYPFSVAVKLSTGCSGTLVGDRHVLTAAHCVHDGKNYVKGAQKLRVGFLKPKQRDTQPSSFYLSSNFTNHVEGGPAPYAPPTNDKMKFQWIRAKRTHVPKGWIKGNANDIGMDYDYALLELKKPHKRRHMKLGVSPPAKRLPGRRVHFSGFDNDRPGQLVYRFCRAGEETSDLLYQHCDAQPGASGSGVYARMWDGRRQRWARKVIGVFSGHQWVERQGASQEYNVAVRITPLKYAQICYWIKGNFVDCREG; encoded by the exons ATGAGCTCCCGGGCTGCGCTTCCCCG GTTTATCTCCCTCCtatttcttctcttccttcctcttgttttctcctcctcctcccactccCAGTGGATTCTCCAGCGTGTCCCTGTGGTCCTCCCACAGCAAACGGAGGCACGACCAGCCCCTCACTTCCTGTCTCCGGCCCGCTTGGATGTCAGTTCCCCCTGTGACCCAGAATGCCACAAGAGGGCCCCTCACCCGAGCTACTGGGATCTGCGGGATCTTCTGGCCTATGAGACACTCAACTCTAATGGTCAACTTACTGAGACTGCCATTGGGATCTATGGCTACAAGCCGACTTCTAACACCAGTCCTGCCTACTCCTCACTGTCGCCTGGGAAGGCTGAGCGGTCACGTGTCAGGAGAAAGCGACAGATCTTCGGTCATGATGGGCGTTTCAGCATCGCTGGACAGGACTTCCTGCTTAAATATCCATTCTCGGTGGCTGTCAAACTGTCCACTGGGTGTTCTGGGACATTGGTGGGGGACCGTCATGTGCTCACAGCTGCTCATTGTGTTCATGATGGTAAAAACTATGTGAAAGGAGCCCAGAAGCTTCGGGTTGGGTTTCTAAAACCCAAGCAACGAGACACACAGCCATCCTCCTTTTACCTTTCCTCCAACTTCACCAACCATGTTGAAGGTGGCCCTGCTCCTTACGCCCCACCAACCAACGACAAAATGAAGTTCCAGTGGATCAGAGCCAAGCGCACCCATGTTCCCAAAGGATGGATTAAAGGAAATGCTAATGATATTGGGATGGACTATGACTATGCTTTGCTTGAACTCAAGAAACCCCACAAACGCCGCCACATGAAGTTAGGAGTCAGCCCCCCGGCTAAGAGGCTGCCTGGTCGACGAGTCCACTTTTCAGGATTTGATAATGACCGTCCTGGTCAGCTTGTGTATCGTTTCTGTCGGGCCGGCGAGGAGACGTCAGACCTGCTGTACCAGCACTGTGATGCTCAGCCTGGTGCCAGCGGGTCAGGAGTCTATGCTCGGATGTGGGATGGGCGCCGCCAGCGCTGGGCACGGAAGGTGATAGGTGTGTTTTCTGGGCATCAGTGGGTGGAGCGACAAGGGGCATCTCAGGAATATAATGTAGCGGTGAGAATCACACCTCTAAAATATGCTCAGATATGCTACTGGATAAAAGGAAACTTTGTGGACTGCCGAGAGGGGTGA